The Nocardioides salarius genome includes a region encoding these proteins:
- a CDS encoding MFS transporter produces the protein MPLALLALAAGGFGIGLTEFVIAGLLPEVATDLAVDEATAGWLISGYALSVAVGAILVTAAVSRWPRKQVLLGLMVLFVAGNLICAVAPTYDVMLAGRVVAALCHGAFFGIGSVVAAGLVAPERKAAAIATMFAGLTAANVLGVPLGTLLGQQLGWRSTFWAITVIGVVAMVAIASLVPATSPDEEPALPLRHELGAFRSRQVWLSLGVTVLGYGGMFGAFTYIAYTLTGVSGFSSGAVPWLLVLFGAGLVVGNTVGGRAADRSVARTLVVAMSLLVVVMAVFSVGASSKPLTLVALVLMGALGFATVPALQMRVMQHAGDAPTMASAANIAAFNVGNGFGAWIGGVTITAGLGYASPLWAGALVTTAGLLVLLVAEAQVRRQSSASKASGLSSSENLLAGQTRANTLPTTRSVAT, from the coding sequence GTGCCACTCGCTCTCCTCGCCCTCGCCGCCGGCGGCTTCGGCATCGGGCTCACCGAGTTCGTGATCGCCGGGCTGCTGCCCGAGGTCGCCACCGACCTCGCCGTCGACGAGGCCACCGCCGGGTGGCTGATCTCCGGCTACGCCCTCAGCGTCGCCGTGGGCGCGATCCTGGTCACCGCCGCCGTCTCCCGGTGGCCCCGCAAGCAGGTGCTGCTGGGACTCATGGTCCTCTTCGTGGCCGGCAACCTGATCTGCGCCGTCGCGCCGACGTACGACGTGATGCTGGCGGGGCGGGTCGTGGCCGCGCTGTGCCACGGCGCGTTCTTCGGCATCGGGTCGGTGGTGGCGGCGGGCCTCGTGGCCCCCGAGCGCAAGGCCGCCGCGATCGCCACCATGTTCGCCGGCCTCACCGCCGCCAACGTCCTGGGAGTGCCCCTCGGCACCCTGCTGGGCCAGCAGCTGGGCTGGCGCTCGACCTTCTGGGCCATCACCGTCATCGGCGTCGTGGCGATGGTGGCGATCGCCTCGCTGGTGCCCGCGACCTCCCCCGACGAGGAGCCCGCGTTGCCGCTGCGCCACGAGCTCGGCGCGTTCCGCAGCCGCCAGGTCTGGCTCTCGCTGGGGGTGACCGTCCTCGGCTACGGCGGCATGTTCGGCGCCTTCACCTACATCGCCTACACCCTCACCGGGGTCAGCGGCTTCTCGAGCGGCGCCGTGCCCTGGCTGCTGGTCCTCTTCGGAGCCGGCCTCGTGGTCGGCAACACCGTGGGGGGCAGGGCCGCCGACCGCTCGGTCGCGCGCACCCTGGTGGTGGCGATGAGCCTGCTCGTGGTCGTGATGGCGGTCTTCTCGGTGGGCGCCTCCTCGAAGCCGCTCACCCTCGTTGCGCTGGTGCTGATGGGGGCGCTGGGGTTCGCGACCGTGCCGGCCCTGCAGATGCGCGTGATGCAGCACGCCGGCGACGCACCGACCATGGCCTCCGCCGCCAACATCGCCGCCTTCAACGTCGGCAACGGCTTCGGGGCCTGGATCGGCGGGGTCACCATCACCGCTGGTCTCGGCTACGCCTCACCGCTGTGGGCCGGCGCCCTGGTGACGACGGCGGGACTGCTGGTGCTGCTCGTGGCCGAGGCGCAGGTGCGCCGTCAGTCGAGCGCGTCGAAGGCGTCGGGCTTGTCGAGCAGCGAGAACCTGCTGGCGGGCCAGACCCGGGCGAACACCTTGCCGACCACGAGGTCGGTGGCCACGTAG
- a CDS encoding MarR family winged helix-turn-helix transcriptional regulator, translating into MGIQDDAVEVRASGWRRLAALHAVIESALERELSTRTGLSVVEYTVLDALSRQDGWHMRMAQLARAAALSPSAATRLVNRLEGRGLLTRILCQDDRRGIYTELTAEGRAVLADARPVHDAALVDALGEAAATPELSGLLESLPDLSPARA; encoded by the coding sequence ATGGGCATCCAGGACGACGCCGTCGAGGTCCGCGCCAGCGGCTGGCGCAGGTTGGCCGCGCTGCACGCGGTCATCGAGTCGGCCCTCGAGCGCGAGCTGTCGACCCGCACCGGGCTCTCGGTGGTCGAGTACACCGTCCTCGACGCCCTCTCGCGCCAGGACGGCTGGCACATGCGGATGGCACAGCTGGCCCGCGCGGCGGCACTCTCGCCGAGCGCGGCCACCCGCCTGGTCAACCGGTTGGAGGGCCGGGGTCTGCTCACGCGCATCCTGTGCCAGGACGACCGGCGCGGCATCTACACCGAGCTGACCGCCGAGGGACGGGCTGTGCTGGCCGACGCCAGGCCGGTGCACGACGCGGCGCTCGTCGACGCGCTGGGCGAGGCCGCCGCGACACCCGAGCTGTCCGGTCTGCTCGAGAGCCTGCCCGACCTGTCGCCGGCCCGCGCCTGA
- the lepB gene encoding signal peptidase I: MPDEASAADRAGKRHSMPLWQESLLLMGLAVVLALVVKTFLVQAFYIPSGSMEPGLEVNDRILVQKVSYWTGEPQRGDVVVFEDPGSWLSPAESAGPTGAVASTLSRIGLYPAGGHLVKRVIGVAGDTITCCDDQGRLLVNGEPLDSSVFTRNDRDCDGPMIASCEWSAGPVPEGSVFVMGDHRDDSADSSFHLRCDVSEERDRRREEGAEADADAEAGSCDATDAYVATDLVVGKVFARVWPASRFSLLDKPDAFDALD, from the coding sequence GTGCCGGACGAAGCGTCAGCCGCCGACAGGGCAGGCAAGCGCCACTCGATGCCGTTGTGGCAGGAGTCGCTGCTGCTGATGGGGCTGGCGGTCGTGCTCGCGCTGGTGGTCAAGACCTTCCTGGTGCAGGCCTTCTACATCCCCTCGGGGTCGATGGAGCCCGGCCTGGAGGTCAACGACCGCATCCTGGTGCAGAAGGTCTCCTACTGGACCGGTGAGCCGCAGCGCGGCGACGTCGTCGTCTTCGAGGACCCCGGCAGCTGGTTGAGCCCCGCCGAGTCGGCCGGTCCCACCGGTGCCGTGGCCAGCACGCTGAGCCGGATCGGGCTCTACCCCGCCGGCGGCCACCTGGTGAAGCGCGTCATCGGCGTCGCCGGCGACACCATCACCTGCTGCGACGACCAGGGCCGGCTGCTGGTCAACGGGGAGCCGCTCGACTCCAGCGTCTTCACCCGCAACGACCGCGACTGCGACGGCCCGATGATCGCCTCGTGCGAGTGGTCGGCCGGCCCGGTGCCGGAGGGCTCGGTCTTCGTGATGGGCGACCACCGCGACGACTCCGCCGACTCCAGCTTCCACCTGCGCTGCGACGTCTCCGAGGAGCGCGACCGCCGCCGGGAGGAGGGGGCCGAGGCCGACGCCGACGCCGAGGCAGGCAGCTGCGACGCCACCGACGCCTACGTGGCCACCGACCTCGTGGTCGGCAAGGTGTTCGCCCGGGTCTGGCCCGCCAGCAGGTTCTCGCTGCTCGACAAGCCCGACGCCTTCGACGCGCTCGACTGA